Proteins found in one Panicum hallii strain FIL2 chromosome 4, PHallii_v3.1, whole genome shotgun sequence genomic segment:
- the LOC112889725 gene encoding uncharacterized protein LOC112889725, with the protein MPAASPRKLPLQDDDEESRDRGMNQGGHGGRFSWLTALGFTFLTFNSGMAIYRSQRDPGSVAFVVVSYLDLVLLFACLRIFERTPRESPRRGWLKVCVWGLTTLLTVMFSHKVAAIMPPLVALVVWAMAFATIGGGFYAFFIHGDKTAQLEEAGNR; encoded by the coding sequence ATGCCTGCGGCGTCTCCAAGGAAGCTGCCACTtcaggacgacgacgaggaatCAAGGGACCGAGGCATGAACCAAGGCGGCCATGGCGGACGATTCTCATGGCTAACAGCTCTGGGGTTCACGTTCCTGACGTTCAACTCGGGCATGGCGATCTACCGGTCGCAGCGCGACCCTGGATCGGTAGCATTCGTGGTGGTCTCCTACCTGGACCTGGTGCTGCTCTTCGCGTGCCTCCGCATCTTCGAGAGAACGCCGCGGGAGTCGCCTCGCCGGGGATGGCTCAAGGTCTGCGTGTGGGGGCTGACCACGCTGCTCACCGTCATGTTCTCGCACAAGGTCGCCGCCATCATGCCGCCGCTGGTGGCGCTCGTGGTCTGGGCCATGGCGTTCGCCACCATCGGCGGCGGCTTCTACGCCTTCTTCATCCACGGGGACAAGACCGCCCAGCTGGAGGAGGCGGGGAACCGGTGA
- the LOC112888928 gene encoding uncharacterized protein LOC112888928, with product MSTEKTKMAEEPLLPAEAGAAAVPGRREADAGGGGGGGGFSWLTALGFLFLTFNSGMAIYRSNGEAASVAFVAFSYIDLVLLFCCLRWFESAAPGSPARGQLKVAVWVLTTLLTIAFSYKVAAIMPVPVQILVWGMAAATVLGGFYAFFLHREGKDG from the exons ATGTCGACCGAGAAGACCAAGATGGCGGAGGAACCCCTGCTCCCCGCGGAGGCGGGCGCCGCTGCGGTgccggggcggcgcgaggcggacgctggcggcggcggcggcggcggcggcttctcgTGGCTGACGGCGCTGGGGTTCCTCTTCCTCACCTTCAATTCGGGCATGGCCATCTACCGGTCCAACGGGGAAGCCGCATCGGTCGCCTTCGTGGCGTTCTCCTACATCGACCTGGTGCTGCTGTTCTGCTGCCTCCGCTGGTTCGAGAGCGCCGCGCCAGGCTCGCCGGCGAGGGGACAACTCAAGGTGGCCGTGTGGGTGCTGACCACCCTCCTGACCATCGCTTTTTCCTACAAGGTGGCGGCAATCATGCccgtgccggtgcagatcctcGTGTGGGGAATGGCCGCGGCGACCGTGCTCGGAGGATTTTACGCCTTCTTCCTGCACAGGGAAGGCAAG GATGGCTAA
- the LOC112888637 gene encoding uncharacterized protein LOC112888637 isoform X2 — MTDERHSMAEEGRAAAVGTNEAGLPAPLRTEKKAGAAPPPAPLPPRPTEKAAQAEKGVNAPREPCRTARAQENMEFGAGIAAFGASMMVAWYFLSPDGRGSHNLRYIIPMLLSFACFTSGLCLMLLSMNILELPESVVADVQDMASKCLSWLCSILPVVTLLSPLVLSGYKIYRYVGLTLLVIVTAPIALLRWYIGRKAEGGGIQAALSEHREQLEDAFKFISAISNSASAGLVALVVNYNVTGGSGCNKGAILAVIFFMFTTAVWGLLSMEIRAKVLEIKSTRLQGFIIQALWLAIIFMLLSLACAVFTEVFAIVEFWIFAAFTPWVFASAIYLFLENCIHQSVPRDKTANVSLELEVQLNLKAERGIKVTMWSFMAIIGIFGGFLHGHDKIESLKACIVLFTSAFMSGFALTLVTIRPNLTSTSLAAATKALDWTAVATFVAAIFAIIVAMILEVL; from the exons ATGACCGACGAGCGCCACTCCATGGCTGAAGAggggcgcgccgccgccgtcgggaCCAACGAAGCAG GTTTGCCGGCGCCTCTCCGGACAGAGAAGAAAGCCGGCGCTGCGCCACCGCCGGCTCCGCTGCCTCCCCGGCCAACGGAGAAGGCGGCTCAG GCTGAAAAAGGTGTCAATGCACCTAGGGAACCATGTCGCACAGCCAGAGCCCAGGAGAACATGGAGTTTGGTGCTGGCATTGCTGCCTTTGGTGCAAGCATGATGGTGGCTTGGTACTTCCTGTCTCCAGATGGCAGAGGCTCACACAACCTGCGTTACATCATCCCAATGCTTCTTAGCTTCGCATGCTTCACCAGTGGTCTGTGCCTGATGCTGTTGAGTATGAACATCCTCGAACTCCCGGAAAGTGTTGTTGCTGATGTCCAAGACATGGCCTCCAAATGCCTCTCTTGGTTGTGTAGCATATTACCTGTAGTAACGCTGCTTAGCCCCTTGGTCCTTTCAGGCTATAAGATCTACAGGtacgttggtctcacccttctGGTTATTGTGACAGCACCAATTGCTTTGCTGCGATGGTACATTGGACGCAAGGCTGAGGGAGGTGGCATACAAGCAGCACTCAGTGAGCACAGGGAGCAGTTGGAGGATGCCTTTAAGTTCATCTCAGCCATCAGTAACTCTGCTAGCGCTGGTCTGGTTGCTTTGGTGGTTAACTACAATGTCACTGGTGGTTCAGGGTGCAATAAGGGTGCCATCCTTGCAGTCATTTTCTTCATGTTTACAACTGCCGTCTGGGGCCTTCTCTCAATGGAAATCCGGGCAAAGGTACTAGAGATCAAAAGTACAAGGCTCCAAGGATTCATCATCCAAGCTCTGTGGTTAGCAATTATCTTTATGCTGTTATCACTGGCCTGTGCGGTTTTCACAGAAGTTTTTGCTATAGTTGAGTTCTGGATCTTTGCTGCATTCACACCTTGGGTTTTTGCATCTGCCATCTACCTGTTCCTTGAGAACTGCATTCACCAATCTGTGCCTAGAGACAAAACTGCCAATGTGTCCCTGGAGCTGGAGGTCCAGCTCAACTTGAAGGCTGAAAGGGGGATCAAAGTCACCATGTGGTCATTTATGGCAATCATCGGTATCTTTGGAGGTTTCCTCCATGGCCATGACAAGATAGAGTCTCTGAAGGCCTGCATCGTCTTGTTCACCTCAGCGTTTATGTCTGGCTTTGCTCTAACTTTAGTTACTATCAGGCCAAACTTAACCAGCACCAGCCTTGCTGCAGCCACCAAGGCACTAGATTGGACTGCTGTAGCGACTTTTGTTGCTGCAATATTTGCCATTATCGTTGCAATGATTTTGGAAGTACTATAA
- the LOC112888637 gene encoding uncharacterized protein LOC112888637 isoform X3, which produces MTDERHSMAEEGRAAAVGTNEAVTRHWAGLPAPLRTEKKAGAAPPPAPLPPRPTEKAAQAEKGVNAPREPCRTARAQENMEFGAGIAAFGASMMVAWYFLSPDGRGSHNLRYIIPMLLSFACFTSGLCLMLLSYKIYRYVGLTLLVIVTAPIALLRWYIGRKAEGGGIQAALSEHREQLEDAFKFISAISNSASAGLVALVVNYNVTGGSGCNKGAILAVIFFMFTTAVWGLLSMEIRAKVLEIKSTRLQGFIIQALWLAIIFMLLSLACAVFTEVFAIVEFWIFAAFTPWVFASAIYLFLENCIHQSVPRDKTANVSLELEVQLNLKAERGIKVTMWSFMAIIGIFGGFLHGHDKIESLKACIVLFTSAFMSGFALTLVTIRPNLTSTSLAAATKALDWTAVATFVAAIFAIIVAMILEVL; this is translated from the exons ATGACCGACGAGCGCCACTCCATGGCTGAAGAggggcgcgccgccgccgtcgggaCCAACGAAGCAG TGACTCGGCACTGGGCAGGTTTGCCGGCGCCTCTCCGGACAGAGAAGAAAGCCGGCGCTGCGCCACCGCCGGCTCCGCTGCCTCCCCGGCCAACGGAGAAGGCGGCTCAG GCTGAAAAAGGTGTCAATGCACCTAGGGAACCATGTCGCACAGCCAGAGCCCAGGAGAACATGGAGTTTGGTGCTGGCATTGCTGCCTTTGGTGCAAGCATGATGGTGGCTTGGTACTTCCTGTCTCCAGATGGCAGAGGCTCACACAACCTGCGTTACATCATCCCAATGCTTCTTAGCTTCGCATGCTTCACCAGTGGTCTGTGCCTGATGCTGTTGA GCTATAAGATCTACAGGtacgttggtctcacccttctGGTTATTGTGACAGCACCAATTGCTTTGCTGCGATGGTACATTGGACGCAAGGCTGAGGGAGGTGGCATACAAGCAGCACTCAGTGAGCACAGGGAGCAGTTGGAGGATGCCTTTAAGTTCATCTCAGCCATCAGTAACTCTGCTAGCGCTGGTCTGGTTGCTTTGGTGGTTAACTACAATGTCACTGGTGGTTCAGGGTGCAATAAGGGTGCCATCCTTGCAGTCATTTTCTTCATGTTTACAACTGCCGTCTGGGGCCTTCTCTCAATGGAAATCCGGGCAAAGGTACTAGAGATCAAAAGTACAAGGCTCCAAGGATTCATCATCCAAGCTCTGTGGTTAGCAATTATCTTTATGCTGTTATCACTGGCCTGTGCGGTTTTCACAGAAGTTTTTGCTATAGTTGAGTTCTGGATCTTTGCTGCATTCACACCTTGGGTTTTTGCATCTGCCATCTACCTGTTCCTTGAGAACTGCATTCACCAATCTGTGCCTAGAGACAAAACTGCCAATGTGTCCCTGGAGCTGGAGGTCCAGCTCAACTTGAAGGCTGAAAGGGGGATCAAAGTCACCATGTGGTCATTTATGGCAATCATCGGTATCTTTGGAGGTTTCCTCCATGGCCATGACAAGATAGAGTCTCTGAAGGCCTGCATCGTCTTGTTCACCTCAGCGTTTATGTCTGGCTTTGCTCTAACTTTAGTTACTATCAGGCCAAACTTAACCAGCACCAGCCTTGCTGCAGCCACCAAGGCACTAGATTGGACTGCTGTAGCGACTTTTGTTGCTGCAATATTTGCCATTATCGTTGCAATGATTTTGGAAGTACTATAA
- the LOC112888637 gene encoding uncharacterized protein LOC112888637 isoform X1, whose product MTDERHSMAEEGRAAAVGTNEAVTRHWAGLPAPLRTEKKAGAAPPPAPLPPRPTEKAAQAEKGVNAPREPCRTARAQENMEFGAGIAAFGASMMVAWYFLSPDGRGSHNLRYIIPMLLSFACFTSGLCLMLLSMNILELPESVVADVQDMASKCLSWLCSILPVVTLLSPLVLSGYKIYRYVGLTLLVIVTAPIALLRWYIGRKAEGGGIQAALSEHREQLEDAFKFISAISNSASAGLVALVVNYNVTGGSGCNKGAILAVIFFMFTTAVWGLLSMEIRAKVLEIKSTRLQGFIIQALWLAIIFMLLSLACAVFTEVFAIVEFWIFAAFTPWVFASAIYLFLENCIHQSVPRDKTANVSLELEVQLNLKAERGIKVTMWSFMAIIGIFGGFLHGHDKIESLKACIVLFTSAFMSGFALTLVTIRPNLTSTSLAAATKALDWTAVATFVAAIFAIIVAMILEVL is encoded by the exons ATGACCGACGAGCGCCACTCCATGGCTGAAGAggggcgcgccgccgccgtcgggaCCAACGAAGCAG TGACTCGGCACTGGGCAGGTTTGCCGGCGCCTCTCCGGACAGAGAAGAAAGCCGGCGCTGCGCCACCGCCGGCTCCGCTGCCTCCCCGGCCAACGGAGAAGGCGGCTCAG GCTGAAAAAGGTGTCAATGCACCTAGGGAACCATGTCGCACAGCCAGAGCCCAGGAGAACATGGAGTTTGGTGCTGGCATTGCTGCCTTTGGTGCAAGCATGATGGTGGCTTGGTACTTCCTGTCTCCAGATGGCAGAGGCTCACACAACCTGCGTTACATCATCCCAATGCTTCTTAGCTTCGCATGCTTCACCAGTGGTCTGTGCCTGATGCTGTTGAGTATGAACATCCTCGAACTCCCGGAAAGTGTTGTTGCTGATGTCCAAGACATGGCCTCCAAATGCCTCTCTTGGTTGTGTAGCATATTACCTGTAGTAACGCTGCTTAGCCCCTTGGTCCTTTCAGGCTATAAGATCTACAGGtacgttggtctcacccttctGGTTATTGTGACAGCACCAATTGCTTTGCTGCGATGGTACATTGGACGCAAGGCTGAGGGAGGTGGCATACAAGCAGCACTCAGTGAGCACAGGGAGCAGTTGGAGGATGCCTTTAAGTTCATCTCAGCCATCAGTAACTCTGCTAGCGCTGGTCTGGTTGCTTTGGTGGTTAACTACAATGTCACTGGTGGTTCAGGGTGCAATAAGGGTGCCATCCTTGCAGTCATTTTCTTCATGTTTACAACTGCCGTCTGGGGCCTTCTCTCAATGGAAATCCGGGCAAAGGTACTAGAGATCAAAAGTACAAGGCTCCAAGGATTCATCATCCAAGCTCTGTGGTTAGCAATTATCTTTATGCTGTTATCACTGGCCTGTGCGGTTTTCACAGAAGTTTTTGCTATAGTTGAGTTCTGGATCTTTGCTGCATTCACACCTTGGGTTTTTGCATCTGCCATCTACCTGTTCCTTGAGAACTGCATTCACCAATCTGTGCCTAGAGACAAAACTGCCAATGTGTCCCTGGAGCTGGAGGTCCAGCTCAACTTGAAGGCTGAAAGGGGGATCAAAGTCACCATGTGGTCATTTATGGCAATCATCGGTATCTTTGGAGGTTTCCTCCATGGCCATGACAAGATAGAGTCTCTGAAGGCCTGCATCGTCTTGTTCACCTCAGCGTTTATGTCTGGCTTTGCTCTAACTTTAGTTACTATCAGGCCAAACTTAACCAGCACCAGCCTTGCTGCAGCCACCAAGGCACTAGATTGGACTGCTGTAGCGACTTTTGTTGCTGCAATATTTGCCATTATCGTTGCAATGATTTTGGAAGTACTATAA
- the LOC112890305 gene encoding uncharacterized protein LOC112890305, whose amino-acid sequence MPIRVATRLDYSSWYRAFQAEAGREQCQKAKDKENLELGAATAVVALAVLLGWLCLPQEAKHPGNVRFIVSLLLSFATFLSGNALMLLSLNLLGRLREDLVSGSQRAASKCTLLLVACAVLSVLTLLSVMVALLPGRVYRYIGLAVVVAVLPPAAGAHWYLRRRAGGGGVEAACAEDREELDAASKITSSVTNSAFGGLIGVLFSASKASSAVSRAAYVSTFLVFATSISGMFVMTVSKKVPEITNLRFRRFLVAAIKLANCVLLCLLASAAFAAAFVVLGITAVLCLLLQYCVASHGQRGSRDNNPREQENQEARVKASHCSLPRPWLLTGQRFGGPEHTARQPTACVLPVPTTRPASVIVSPTRRGNCPLSLVAQLGEIG is encoded by the exons ATGCCAATTAGGGTGG CAACGCGTTTGGACTACAGCAGCTGGTATCGTGCATTTCAGGCAGAAGCTGGGAGGGAGCAATGCCAGAAAGCCAAGGACAAGGAGAACCTCGAGCTGGGCGCGGCCACTGCCGTCGTCGCCCTGGCTGTGCTGCTGGGCTGGCTCTGCCTCCCCCAGGAGGCTAAGCACCCAGGGAATGTGCGCTTCATCGTCTCGCTGTTACTGTCCTTCGCCACCTTCCTCAGCGGCAACGCCCTCATGCTGCTCAGCCTGAACTTGCTCGggcgcctccgcgaggacctTGTCTCCGGCTCCCAGCGCGCCGCCTCCAAGTGCACGCTCCTGCTCGTCGCCTGCGCCGTGCTCTCGGTGCTGACTCTGCTCAGCGTCATGGTGGCGCTCCTGCCCGGCAGGGTCTACCGGTACATCGGCCTTGCCGTGGTCGTGGCGgtcctgccgccggccgccggggcGCACTGGTACCTGAGGCGCCGTgctggcggtggcggcgtgGAAGCGGCGTGCGCGGAGGACAGGGAGGAGCTGGACGCCGCGTCCAAGATCACCTCCTCGGTCACCAACTCTGCGTTTGGCGGCCTCATCGGCGTCCTCTTCAGCGCGTCCAAGGCGTCCAGCGCGGTCAGCAGGGCCGCCTACGTCTCCACCTTCCTCGTGTTCGCCACCTCCATCTCTGGCATGTTCGTGATGACGGTGTCGAAGAAGGTGCCGGAGATCACCAACCTGCGATTCCGGCGGTTCCTCGTCGCGGCGATCAAGCTCGCCAACTGCGTCCTGCTTTGCCTGCTGGCCTCGGCGGCCTTCGCCGCGGCCTTCGTGGTCCTGGGTATCACAGCTGTTCTCTGCTTGCTGCTCCAGTACTGCGTCGCCAGCCATGGTCAGCGCGGCAGCAGGGACAACAACCCGCGGGAGCAGGAGAACCAGGAGGCTCGGGTCAAGGCATCGCACTGTTCGCTGCCACGGCCGTGGCTGCTTACGGGGCAGAGGTTTGGAGGTCCTGAACATACGGCCAGGCAACCCACAGCGTGCGTCCTCCCAGTCCCCACTACCAGGCCGGCCAGCGTAATTGTGTCGCCGACTCGCCGTGGTAATTGTCCACTTTCGCTGGTTGCTCAGTTGGGCGAGATAGgttaa